Within Runella rosea, the genomic segment ATCAATTACTTTATCAGAACGAAACCCTATACCGGGTACACGGGGAGACTGCCGTTAATGAATCCGTGGAAGAAATGTCTCCTTCTTCCGTGATTGCCGTGGAGGAGTCTGCCGTTCCACTTGCTCCAGTTTCAGTTCCTAAGGTGATTGCTCCGCCTGCTTCAACTTCAGTTCCTTTGCCGACGCTCAATCATCAGATTCTTATTTTGGTAGATGAAGCCCCGACTATGTCGGCTGGTAATACGATTTTTCTGGAAAAAGTACTGAAAGCGGTCAATTTGAACCTCGAAGGTGTGGACATTCTCAATCTGGCAGGGGCAAAACAAATGGATTTTCGGCCGTTGCTGCAAAATAAAACAGTGCATCATTTTATTTCTTTTGGGGTGCCGTTTATCAACATAAACCTCGAAATAATGATGAACCGCTACGACCCCAAACGCATTTCGGGCGTCAACTTTTTGTTGGCCGAGTCGTTGGATATTGTCCAGACCGACGATAAAAACAAACGTGCTTTGTGGGGCGCCCTCAAGAAAATATTCATAGGATAACGCCTTTTCTTCTTTTCAGTTACTTCGCCTTGATTTTATCAAAATGCGCAGTATTTTTGTTTTTAATAGTATGCAGGCAGAGTATTGTGTGCTATCCTCTTTCTAATTTTAAACGACTGAAACCCCCATGGCCGAAGCATTTATTTATGACGCCGTCAGAACCCCGCGCGGACGCGGCAAGTCGGACGGGTCGCTGCACGAAGTGCAACCGATTCAATTGCTCACTTCCGTTTTGAAAGAAATACAGCAGCGTAATCAATTGGATACCAGTTATGTAGATGATGTGATTATGGGCTGTGTAACGCCCGTGGGCGAACAAGGGGCCGACATAGCCCGTACGGCCGTCATTGAAGCAGGCTACGCCGAAAGTGTGGCGGGCGTGCAGCTGAATCGCTTTTGCTCGTCGGGATTAGAGGCCATTAACCAAGCCGCTGCTTACGTGATGTCGGGTCAGGTAGATATGATTGTGGCGGGCGGCGTGGAGTCCATGAGCCGCGTACCGATGGGCACCGACGGGGGTGCTTTATTTATGAATCCTCAGATTGTAGCGCGCCATAATATTGTTCCGCAAGGTATTTCGGCCGATTTAATCGCCACTAAATATGGTTACTCACGTACGGATCTAGACAGGTTTGCGGCCGAATCGTACCGCAGAGCGACGGATGCACAAAAAGAAAATCGCTTTGCGAAATCATTGGTTCCTTATAAAGATGAACTCGGCATTACCCTGCTCGACCGCGACGAAGGCGTGCGTCCGGGAACAACCGTAGAATCGCTCGGAAACCTAAAGCCCGCTTTTGAAATGATGGGCAGCATGGGTTTAGATGCTTTGGCACTGATGAAATACGCCGAAGTTGATAAAATCAACCACGTTCACCATGCTGGTAATTCTTCCCAAATCGTCGACGGAGCGGCGGGTTTGTTGATAGGCTCTAAAGAAATCGGTGAAAAATTAGGTCTAAAACCTCGCGCAAAAATCAAGGCATTTGCCATCATCGGCTCGGAGCCTACTATCATGCTCACGGGCCCCGTACCTGCAACCCAAAAAGTGCTTAAAAAAGCAGGAATGAGCATTTCTGATATTGATTTGTTTGAAGTAAACGAAGCTTTTGCCGCCATTCCACTCTTTTTTATGGAACAATTGGGCGTTGACCATGATAAAGTCAACGTTAACGGGGGCGCTATTGCCTTGGGTCACCCGCTGGGCGCGACAGGCGCGATTATTTCGGCTACACTCATTGACGAACTGGAACGTTCGGGCAAGCAATTCGGCCTTTCAACGCTGTGTATTGGCGGAGGAATGGGAATTGCGACGATTTTTGAAATGGTGTAACCTCATCCCTTGACCCCCTTATCCTCAAAACGAGGTTAATTTACAACATTATGACCATCAACTACACAATCAGTAACAACATAGCAATCCTGAGCTGGAACATGACCAGCTTGCCCATGAACGTCTTGAACGACGAATCGGTG encodes:
- a CDS encoding acetyl-CoA C-acetyltransferase, encoding MAEAFIYDAVRTPRGRGKSDGSLHEVQPIQLLTSVLKEIQQRNQLDTSYVDDVIMGCVTPVGEQGADIARTAVIEAGYAESVAGVQLNRFCSSGLEAINQAAAYVMSGQVDMIVAGGVESMSRVPMGTDGGALFMNPQIVARHNIVPQGISADLIATKYGYSRTDLDRFAAESYRRATDAQKENRFAKSLVPYKDELGITLLDRDEGVRPGTTVESLGNLKPAFEMMGSMGLDALALMKYAEVDKINHVHHAGNSSQIVDGAAGLLIGSKEIGEKLGLKPRAKIKAFAIIGSEPTIMLTGPVPATQKVLKKAGMSISDIDLFEVNEAFAAIPLFFMEQLGVDHDKVNVNGGAIALGHPLGATGAIISATLIDELERSGKQFGLSTLCIGGGMGIATIFEMV